The sequence agagagacagaaagaaagagcgagagaatcaaataaacataaaggtgaaataataaagaaaataaatatgttaCATACTGAAGTAAACTTTTTCATGAATTAAAAtatcaaaccaaaccaaaacaaaactagTCATATTCATTAGTActattaatggtaatagtagtagtagtagtaataataataactgtaataataatactgatgacgatgatgatgatgatttggtagtgatgatgataataacggtaataacaatgacgataatgacaatggtgatattagtaataacaaaccaatcaaaaaacaaaataaaaacaagtacaattaagccaagaaaaaaataaagaaaaaaaaagttcccacgCCCAGATCTAGGCGacttaaaagtgaaaaaatagattacgaaatattacctaaaaatgtcACGACGCCCAAAGGAGTTCGAAGCGGGCGGACGGGCTGGGCGCTGATAACGTAACACGGGATTATGATgttaagatgggggggggggggggggaccaggctGCCTGATAACAAGTGCGTGTCACACCTCGTATCTCAAATTCTGCCTGATTACGGCCGCCATGGGAAGGTTGAAGGGGATATGAGGAGGTggcatgaaggaggaggaggaggaggtagagaaggaggatggggaaagaggaagagggggtttatgggtaaagaggaggaagaggaagaggatgggttAAGCGAAGAAGGAGgattgggaaagaggagggaggaacagatgaaggtggaggaggagggaagaggagggggatgtagGATCAGATTAAGCTTAAATCTTTGTAGTAAATGGTGTTATTTCGTTCTACCCATTTTACTTTTTGAAGATACGCGAGGCGAATATTATTCACCGTCAACAGAATATCAAAAGACAGATGAGCTGAAATTGAATACAACCTTTTTTCCCACGTTCGCTTGATAGAATTTCCGGTCCTGGTTCCTCCAAACACGGACCATTCTACAACCGCGTAGGTCCCTTAAGGGCCTGTAGCGCGCGCGCCGAGAGAGCGTTGCCACATACCTTAGCCATGACGTCCTTATCGACATCGAGCTCGGGCTCGGCCCAGTCCACCTTGACCTCCGTGTTGCCCCACAGCAGCACGCGCCCCGTGAACATCTTCCTGCGCGCCATGGCAGCCGCCTTGTGGCTCTCGTACTCGACGAAGGCGTAGCCGCGGTTCTTGGTGCGGTCGTTCACGCACGGGTAAAGGATGATCTTGACGACGCCCTCCGTCACTCGCCGCATCTCCTCCTGCACCTCCTCGCGAGACCGGTTCTTGGGGATGCCGCCCACGAACAGGCGGTTGTTGTCCACACTCCGCATGATGCCCAGAAAGCGGTTGGGTCTGACCTCGTGGTTGTTGAGGCTGCGCAGGGCATTCTCGGCCTCCTCGCGCGTCGTGAACTGCACGAAGCCGTAGCCGCGGTTGGTGCTCGCCGTCTCCATCATGAGCCGCACCTCGTACAGCTTCCCTGCGCGCTCCAGCACCGGCACCAGCTCGTCCTCGAACATGTCGCGCGGGATTTTGCCGATGAACACCTCGCAGCCCTTGGGTGGCGGCAGGCCGTCCCACGAGGGCGGAGGGCCGTACCTGCGCTGCCCGTTCTCCTGCGAGATCGGGAACCCCGTGCGCTGCTGCAGCTCCTTCAGCGCCTCCATCACGGAGTCCGGGATtcgggtggcggcggcggcgtctCCGTGGCTGCTGGGGGAGGCGGTGCCGCTGTTGGTGCCTTCAGGTCCGCTCGTCATCGTGCTTACCGGCAGAATAAGGCGGGACAGGTATATGTAGCGCATAGCGGCGTTATCTTATCTCCCTTCGATAACGTACGCGCCAACCAAGCCAGTTCTTCCGCTTTCCAAGATTAGGGCGTTTTTAGCTTGCCCGCTTTGTCCGCCTGTCTCttgatacacatatacagacgacTTTGTCCCCCGACACAGCCGTGCTCCCGAAGTGCCACGCCCACCTCTACGCCTTGTTCCTCTCAGGTACCTACTTACTCCTCACACCCACCGCCGACCTTTCTCTGCGATAAGCGCTAGTCTGCACCCTCGCtcacaaaaaggagaagaaagcaagGTCCTTCGTTCCTTCTTCTATCCAAcactgtaaaacacacacacacacatacatacacacacacacacacacacacacacacacacacacacacacacacacacacacacacacacacacacacacacacacacacacacacacacacacacacacacacacagaagagaagagaagagaagagaagagaagagagaagagaagagagagaggagagagagaggagagagagggagagagagagagagagagagagagagagagagagagagagagagagaagagcgaggagagagaagagcgaggagagagaagagcgaggagagagaggagagaggagagagagagagagagagagagagagagagagagagagagagagagagagagagagagagagaggagagaagggaggagagagaggagagagagaagagagagagagaggagagagaggaaagagagagggaaaagagagaggagagagagagagagagaaaagggagagagaggagctacagagaggagagagagagagagagagaggggagagagtgagagaggagagagagaggagagagggggagagagagtgagagggggagagagagaaaaggggggggggagagagggagagagagaggggagagagatgagagagagagggggaaaagagagagaaaaccgagagagagaagagaggatggaggaggagagaggggagaaaagagtttTAACATctaaaaaataggggaaatctCCCCTGACCCGAGGTGAAaatccattaatcaaggatttTGGCTAGGCAGTGTGCCCTCCTGGGTCTTTGACCTCCCCTTtgggctaccccctccaggcttttctctttttatcgccgaaggtgaggtcataaacccacacagacgcgtcgaatgttgggctgggaaagtttttttaaccCGGAGCAGGGAAGGGAATCTGCGCCTATGGGGTTTGGGCTATTTGGGGGTTCCCTCCCCTAGTGCAGAAAAAATTTACTCGGTCACCGATGGGGAGATGTGGCGATTGTAGGGGCTTTTAAGTATTCAGAGAATTTACGGGGGTAAAAAGGTCAGGGTTTCACACAGACCACTCCCGCTCACGCGTTTAAAGGTAATGACCGTAGGGGTTTTAGGGCACGTTACCAGGTACCCTGGGCGTTTTCGATTTTACTTTTGTGATTTTGGGGCCCCCCGCAAATTTTCGCCGCTGACACGGGGTCACGTGCGCCAATCGAAAATCGCAATTTTTTTGAAGCGGGACGACGCtgtgttttcccccccttcatttAGTTTCCCTTCGCAGCTGTTGGGAATAGGGTTCACAGGTTCCCCCCTTTTGGAAACCGCTGAAAAAAGGGACGAGGTATATGGGGCCCAGCGtgccgaaaaaattttaaaggccaAAAATTCATTCGAGCCTTACCAAGGGCACGGCAgccccccaaagggtttaaagggggtttggccatttaaagggaattttttcttgacgacacgggactgttatttcggagaCCCCAGCCGAAGCAAATTTTTATGGGTGGGGCAGACGGATGCCCGAGAAGTCCTGGTGTCCCCGGAAATTTTAGTCCCGCTTTGTTTTGAAGTTTTGCCATGAATACCTGAGGCAGCCCCATTGGGgttcataaggcagtgcagttgCCCCCGAAACCCggttttattttccgcggttagtaacgaaGGGGTTTAGCAaaatcacgtcaggtcttgcaagacgtccccttgtacaagggtccccacaagcgatcccgcgcctGAAATTATGCGATTTTCCGGGTTTTTCCCTGGAAAGGAAAGTGCCCATGCGACACTTTTTTCgggtttcaccacatcacggtcgggcccaacaaacacattctagtgttttTTGGCCCAATTTTTTCCCCGCACTGCgagtttttggggggccccgtaAAAGGCTGGGGTTGCCCCGTCACGAAACCCATTTCATGCCCTTTTAATTTTGTTCCCCGTCACGGTTTTTCCCACAATTTTTAAGCTCGGATAACGGTTCCGATTTTGGAAATAGGTGTTAGCCCTCAAAGCACGTACATGTGACGCAGGTGAACTTTTTTTGCCGTTCCGTCCAAAGGTTTAAGGGCATTACGGAACGTTTAAATAAAATCCTTTCCCAACCTTTTTGGGCTTTCAACTGGGGACGACAGCAAGGACAAATTGGGAGTTCTTCCCCCCCACCGTCCAGCGgccataaaatttccctttatcattTTCCCCCTGGGCGAtagccccaaattttccccacgGGACAGGACAAGGGCTGCCTTACGAATCCTGGAGAGGGAAGGCCGCGCCCCCCTTTTTGGCGGACAATtatgtggggattttttttctgggcagcagcgagcgtttcagcaagAAAAAGGCGTTTGCCCAAGGTCTCGTGTTTAGAAAAATTTGAGTCCAGAAAAAGACGCTCGTGCGaaattttgggggtgggtttcccttttggtatttaaaaaaaaaatcatgctcataCTACTTTTGGGGCCCTTAATTTTAGtccgttttttgggggtttccctccCAATTTGGGcccagtaaagaacaacaaggcaaaAGTGCAAGTCTGTCGCGAGGCTCGTGCAGGGGGTTCCTTTTTGGACGCCTGAAGGGGTGACAGTATTAGGAGTGTCGGGAATCAGGGTTTGTCCTTCTTTAATCACCCTTGTTTGATACATCATTCTTTTCcattacttgcactagtcctcgagaTTTAGCGATTTGGGTCAGGTTATAGGGTTTACCCggtaggggttttgggttttctacCCCTTTTACTTAGCTGCAAATTGCATGCTTTCCTGCCCCGTCATTTAGGACGGACCATTATCAccctattcattttctcttgtaaTGGTTTGTGTGATAATTTTTTATGTGGTCTTTGTGGTGGGGGATATCgggctctcccttccaggatgcgGTTGCCTCAGGGAGGAGACTCGCATCCCCCTGCCGCGAAACGGAAAAATCAACGGGGGCTGTGGTTGAGGCCCGGGGaaaggttttcccttttaacccaACCCCATTTGGGGGCCCGGGTTTTCTCTTTTATCCCAAATCAAAAAACGCTTTCCAAAGCTCAGGCTATACCACAGGGcccatttaaattttcttttcgtgAAAAACCTTTACCAAGATTTTTTTCTCGGGATGAacataaattcccctttttcaatCGTTCTTATCATCGAGATTGCAGAGTTAAAATTCTTTCGTGGGGCCTCTCACCCCTTACGGGTTTTGGGGCCGGAAAGGGATTAttcaattttgggggaaattttgcgCACTTATTTTTCcggagttgtggatgacgacactTTACATCCGAATTcgggaaaagtaaaagggaaaagttaTCGTTGTAGTTCACAGTTTGGGACCTTTCCCCAGCTGTAAACACGTGGCGCACAAGTTCAGGAATTAGCTACTGTTTTTAAGGGTGCAAGGAAAGGGTTTCGGTCAGAGGTAGGCAcagtaaaaaaaaggtttctctttttacctcattaattttaaaactgtttttcatTCGAGCACagtcaaaaaaaattacaaaagcaaaTTAAATATTTTGGGCCCCAAACACCCCTTCTTTCGTGCGGCGCACAGGAGGTGTCCCCCCTGACTGTTTTCGCTTTTGACAGGGGGCGGGGGACTTAAGAGGGATTTCATTTTCTGTAAagactttttccctttaaagggaaaaaacgcacTGGGTTTTACGCTAGCCCGGGTCTTTCCTCCCCGCCTCTGGGCTGATGTTTTATTCCAGTGCGCTTCTACTTTTTTGGGGGTCCCggtaccccccttccccacaaaaaaaaaaaacagttcataaACATGGTTCAGGGCCCCACACATTATTTAGAGAGTAGGAGGTCTgctcaaatttttccccttcctctgatTCTTAGGCCCCCCCGTTTAAaccctaaaaaaggaaaacctttcgtgtgcttttttttaaacctttccctttcattcttaaGACCCCCCATCTTGTGCTGGTCTTGTTTCAGGGGGCTTgatcccccactttttccccttcgaggaggtgagagatcaactTCGTTTTTCTGCTCAGGCTTTCCAGGGgggaaaataaaccctttttctaaAATCAACggcgccacaattgcttgcgaggagtTTCAGCCAGAAGGTTATTGGGGGAAACCTTTGCCCTACCTCATCATGGGGGTTTGGTTTTCTCTGTCAtaaaagttccggcaatcaaCCCTTTCGTCACGGAGTAAACTCCCGACCCCTTTAGCGTTTTGGGCCAAAGCGTTTCCAAAACCTTTCCCAGAAAATAAAACGTCACAACCCCGGGAGCTGCATCTAGGGGCATTTAGTAAGGTTCAGGAGCGGAGTGGGGTTTGATGTCAAAACTTTCCCCTAAACccttcatctatctgtttattttaccTTGTTGGAAATttttgctcctcttattagtTTTTGGGGCGCGTGTATGCGAAAGGTATCGGATGCACAAGGGAGGGGATCGCACCCGGCATTTAAGGGCCCTCGgcgtgcttcctcgtgtccccaaTCACGGCCCTATCCTTGTAAAAACAGCAAGCCATAGGCACGGATTACTTGTATATTAGTTTGCATTTCTTACTCTACCCTTTTTATGGGAAAACGCTCGGGGTTCAATTTGATCTTTGCGGATCCCCTTTGACTTTCcggtcttcaaaaaaaaaaaaaggggaaataagacaaaaaataataataaaaaaaaaaaaaatcatcggttTTTTTTAACGGTCGTAGTgtgtagtacccccccccccaaaaacacccctgTCATATCTTTTCTAACctatttttgggccccttttgtgTGCATGTTCGGGGTTGTATTAGCTGGTCATATACCCACACCCCGGGCCCCGCGGCGATGGCGGGGAAAACCGTGATAACTGGGGATTTAGGAATCACCATTTTGGGGGCCCCGTCTACAGAATAGGGGCGCTACGACGGGGGAACTTGCGTATAGGGCGCCGTGGACGGGGACCCCGGATGGGGGGACAGGAAGGGGGGGCGCCGCACAggacgggaggtggatgaggaccgGCGCCGTGGAGGAGGGACGTTTACTTTGGGCCGTAAAAGGCTTTTCCCCGGGGCGGGCGAGTAGGGACACCCTTGAGGGGGAAAGCAGTTTATCAGCGCCTCGGggcgagggagggtagggggcccAGAGCAGGGGGGACATCTATAAATGGGAAACGGGTGAGCGGGGTGaatccattaatcaaggatttTGGTGGGCAGCTGCTGACCCCCGGGTCATGACCTAAACCTTCGGGGGATAACGAGAAAACCCTGGGGGGGGTTTGACCGAGGGcaacgggggggccccccaacccctGGGCGGAAGTgaccagaaaaatttttttttttcccgaaggggtcagtccgagtccgttcctttaAACCCCGAAcaccttttccccccaacccgtaggagctgacgccgcctccgccttCCCCCCGCCCCGTTTTACCGCGTCAaagaccccctttttaaaattaaagtgtCGGTTCCCCAATAAAgcgagaaacagatactgagttttcctcggACCTGCCAGTAATTTTAGTGGGttttagtatcattcaaattaagggggcccttatatatataagagagagaggagagaagagagaaaagagagagagggagaaaggggaggagagaaaagagagagagagagggggaagagaggagaggggaagagagagagaggagatgagagagagagagagaggagagagagaggaaaagagagaggagagagacagagagagggcagagacagagagagagagagagagagagagagaacaggggagagaggaacccgaacagagagagaaaagaggggaacagagagagagacagacagagaaagaggacacAAAGAGCAGACACAGGAGACAGACACG is a genomic window of Penaeus monodon isolate SGIC_2016 chromosome 10, NSTDA_Pmon_1, whole genome shotgun sequence containing:
- the LOC119577898 gene encoding probable RNA-binding protein 46, translating into MRYIYLSRLILPVSTMTSGPEGTNSGTASPSSHGDAAAATRIPDSVMEALKELQQRTGFPISQENGQRRYGPPPSWDGLPPPKGCEVFIGKIPRDMFEDELVPVLERAGKLYEVRLMMETASTNRGYGFVQFTTREEAENALRSLNNHEVRPNRFLGIMRSVDNNRLFVGGIPKNRSREEVQEEMRRVTEGVVKIILYPCVNDRTKNRGYAFVEYESHKAAAMARRKMFTGRVLLWGNTEVKVDWAEPELDVDKDVMAKVRVLYMRNLALCTTEDDLRKLCSNIVNGVERVKKQKDYAFVHFATREQAEAVKAALNGHILHGCELEITWAKPVKNREEYQQRKAIARSMVSAGQARTGYLPHITPTG